A DNA window from Myxocyprinus asiaticus isolate MX2 ecotype Aquarium Trade chromosome 15, UBuf_Myxa_2, whole genome shotgun sequence contains the following coding sequences:
- the LOC127452632 gene encoding solute carrier family 52, riboflavin transporter, member 3-B yields MSLLTHVLACLFGIGSWVAINGMWVELPMIAPVIPEGWYLPSYLTIIIQMANIGPLFITLMHRFRPGALDERPVIYTIVAVGVVATFLLAFFWKHTLTFRDGEHSAALLSLSFLLSVVDCTSSVTFLPFMMRLQPKYLTTYFIGEGLSGLVPALVALVQGVGLVHCKNVSAIANFSMGNSSWDSDGELQANYQPANFSAQVFFLFLSAMMIVCLGAFLLLNHHPAVAREHKSKDYIVESQQVEKIDMSQSLKRETPEERPMLDSPESLVIRRSTFGKGTYSRTELVFIFVVLAWVNALTNAVLPSVQSYSCFPYGNQAYHLAATLSTAANPVACFIAMFVPIRSLMLLGVLTVTGTGFGAYIMAMAALSPCPLLIHHDLGAALIVITWVIFVLTLSYVKVIIGVILRDEGHSALLWCGAVVQLGSMLGALTIFPLISVYRLFQSGDPCNTRCPE; encoded by the exons ATGTCATTACTCACACATGTGTTGGCCTGCCTCTTTGGCATTGGCTCATGGGTGGCCATAAACGGGATGTGGGTGGAGCTACCTATGATTGCCCCTGTGATTCCCGAAGGCTGGTACCTGCCATCCTACCTTACTATAATTATCCAAATGGCCAACATCGGGCCCCTCTTCATCACACTCATGCACCGCTTCAGACCTGGAGCGCTGGATGAGCGACCTGTTATCTACACCATTGTGGCAGTTGGTGTGGTGGCCACTTTCCTCCTGGCTTTCTTCTGGAAGCACACACTTACTTTCAGAGATGGCGAGCACAGTGCTGCCTTACTGTCTCTCAGCTTCCTGTTGTCTGTAGTGGACTGCACCTCCTCAGTCACCTTTCTACCCTTCATGATGCGTCTACAGCCCAAGTACCTCACCACCTACTTCATTGGGGAAGGTTTAAGCGGGCTGGTCCCAGCGCTAGTGGCTCTTGTCCAAGGTGTGGGTTTGGTCCACTGTAAAAATGTTAGTGCTATTGCGAATTTTAGCATGGGTAACTCGTCCTGGGATTCTGATGGAGAATTACAAGCAAACTACCAGCCGGCCAACTTCTCTGCTCAGGTTTTCTTCTTGTTCCTCAGTGCTATGATGATAGTGTGCCTGGGCGCCTTCCTGTTACTCAACCATCATCCAGCTGTGGCACGGGAACACAAGAGCAAAGATTATATTGTTGAGTCTCAGCAGGTGGAGAAGATTGATATGAGCCAATCCTTGAAGAGGGAAACTCCAGAAGAGAGGCCCATGTTAGATTCTCCGGAAAGCCTGGTAATTCGTCGCAGCACATTTGGAAAAGGGACCTACAGCAGAACAGAGCTGGTCTTTATTTTTGTGGTTTTGGCCTGGGTCAATGCATTGACCAATGCAGTCCTTCCCTCAGTCCAGTCTTACTCCTGTTTTCCTTATGGAAATCAGGCCTATCATCTAGCAGCAACCTTGTCCACAGCAGCCAATCCGGTGGCCTGCTTCATTGCCATGTTTGTACCAATCAG GTCTCTGATGCTGTTGGGGGTTCTAACAGTGACTGGCACAGGGTTTGGAGCATACATAATGGCCATGGCAGCACTAAGCCCTTGCCCTCTGCTCATCCATCATGACCTAGGAGCAGCACTCATT GTCATAACCTGGGTCatttttgtcctaactttgtccTATGTGAAGGTGATTATTGGGGTGATCCTGCgagatgaaggtcacagcgcccTCCTTTGGTGTGGAGCTGTAGTGCAGCTTGGCTCTATGTTAGGTGCCCTGACAATATTCCCTTTGATTAGTGTTTATAGACTTTTCCAATCAGGAGATCCCTGTAACACCAGGTGCCCTGAATAA